The proteins below are encoded in one region of Asticcacaulis excentricus CB 48:
- a CDS encoding zinc-binding alcohol dehydrogenase family protein, whose translation MKPDLPKPVARPRDLIVRVEAVSVNPADTKLRRFAAPPDNRPRVLGFDAAGVVESVGSEVTLFRPGDAVFYAGDIARPGTNAQFHAVDERLVGPKPQTLGFAEAAALPLTAITAWEILFERLKVSRDASAAPQTLLIVGGAGGVGSILIQLARSLTNLTVIATGSRPQTVQWVENMGANAVINHRLPLAEELRRIGLKEVDFIASLTASDRHYEALKTVIKPQGHIVLIDDPEHFDIVPFKRKSVTLSWEFMFTRSTFQTPDMIEQHRLLAAVSALVDRGEIRTTMTQHAGPISAANLIRVHDQIEAGSSIGKTVLSGFPD comes from the coding sequence GTGAAACCGGACCTGCCCAAACCCGTTGCCAGGCCGCGCGATCTGATCGTTCGGGTCGAAGCGGTGTCGGTCAACCCCGCCGATACAAAGCTGAGGCGCTTCGCCGCCCCTCCGGACAACCGGCCGCGGGTGCTGGGATTCGATGCGGCGGGGGTCGTAGAGTCCGTGGGCTCAGAGGTGACCCTGTTCCGCCCTGGCGATGCCGTTTTTTACGCCGGCGATATCGCCCGTCCGGGCACAAATGCCCAATTTCACGCCGTCGATGAGCGGCTTGTCGGCCCGAAACCGCAGACTCTGGGATTCGCCGAAGCGGCCGCGTTGCCGCTGACGGCCATCACCGCCTGGGAGATCTTGTTTGAGCGTTTGAAGGTGTCGCGTGACGCTTCGGCGGCACCGCAAACCCTGCTGATCGTTGGCGGGGCAGGGGGAGTGGGGTCAATATTGATACAGTTGGCCCGAAGCCTAACAAATCTGACCGTTATCGCCACAGGATCGCGCCCGCAAACGGTTCAATGGGTTGAAAACATGGGAGCTAACGCCGTTATAAACCATAGACTCCCGTTGGCGGAAGAACTGCGGCGCATAGGACTCAAGGAGGTCGATTTTATCGCCAGTCTGACCGCCAGCGACCGGCATTATGAGGCCCTCAAGACGGTCATCAAACCACAAGGCCATATTGTGCTGATCGACGATCCTGAGCACTTCGATATCGTGCCGTTTAAGCGCAAAAGCGTGACGCTAAGCTGGGAATTTATGTTCACGCGATCCACTTTTCAGACGCCGGATATGATCGAGCAGCACCGGCTGCTGGCCGCAGTGTCGGCCCTGGTCGATCGCGGTGAGATTCGCACCACAATGACGCAGCACGCCGGCCCGATCAGTGCGGCTAACCTGATCCGCGTGCACGATCAGATAGAGGCGGGTTCCAGCATCGGCAAAACGGTCTTAAGCGGTTTTCCCGATTGA
- a CDS encoding LysR family transcriptional regulator translates to MSWDDLRLVLAIHREGTLSAAGKTLDLSQPTMGRRLEAAETAFGERLFQRTTRGLVATGLGLAVAEHARAMEDEVLALSRRLSGAQQALSGIIRVSSSEWFFNHVLMPVFEGFMADHPQVVIEAVVDTRALDLDRREADLVFRFGGFTECNAVQRKLTHIDYGLYASASYLNRHGLPEAGEGENHQLILMDEALGHLSDVIWLQRLLPLARPVFRSNSRDLQALAAVGGRGLAVLPTRIARPLGLVPVDLGEETPGREVFVGYHADLKPMARLRALIDYVTQSVPSHL, encoded by the coding sequence CTGTCGTGGGATGATCTGCGGCTGGTGCTGGCCATCCATCGCGAAGGGACGCTGTCAGCGGCGGGTAAGACGCTGGATCTCAGTCAGCCGACTATGGGGCGACGTCTTGAAGCCGCTGAGACGGCTTTTGGCGAGCGCCTGTTTCAGCGCACAACGCGCGGTCTGGTAGCGACAGGGCTGGGGTTGGCGGTGGCCGAACACGCACGCGCCATGGAGGACGAGGTGCTGGCCCTGTCGCGGCGTCTGAGCGGCGCGCAACAGGCCCTGTCGGGTATCATCCGCGTGTCCTCTTCCGAGTGGTTTTTCAATCATGTTCTGATGCCGGTTTTTGAAGGCTTCATGGCCGACCACCCACAGGTGGTGATTGAGGCCGTGGTGGACACGCGCGCCCTTGATCTCGACCGTCGCGAGGCCGATCTGGTGTTCCGGTTCGGCGGCTTTACCGAGTGCAATGCCGTGCAGCGCAAGCTGACGCACATCGACTATGGTCTTTATGCCTCGGCAAGCTATCTCAACCGCCATGGGTTGCCAGAAGCCGGCGAAGGAGAAAATCATCAATTGATTCTTATGGACGAAGCCCTTGGCCATCTCAGCGATGTCATATGGCTACAACGGCTCCTGCCACTGGCGCGCCCGGTTTTTCGCTCCAACAGCCGCGACCTTCAAGCCCTGGCCGCCGTCGGCGGGCGTGGTCTGGCGGTGCTACCCACACGCATTGCGCGCCCTCTAGGGCTGGTTCCGGTCGATCTGGGCGAAGAGACCCCGGGTCGCGAGGTGTTTGTGGGGTATCATGCCGATCTCAAACCCATGGCGCGTCTGCGCGCTCTAATTGACTATGTCACGCAGAGCGTACCTTCTCACCTTTGA
- a CDS encoding methyl-accepting chemotaxis protein produces the protein MKLSDIKIGTKILAIIGAFGLSAIGMTLWQNANMAKAEEAYLGYINSQDAALLAGARMNQNVYAIQGAINGLAFQTCPSRACEIYEAQIKTADERFHQRYEALIKLAPQYKADFEPLKGQFSLISDDIRNRYLPMALNNDQTALAAGLAEQAGTVDKLTTDIRNTIDAKQKANEAELEALSAKTHNQAIMGLVISIAVVVLITALASFIAFGDIVRSLRRVTDQMLQVSKGALDLRIDGQTRGDEIGAMAQTLEIFRQGLFEAETLRNEAEALKVRAEEDRRRAMLKLADDFEASVGQIVAMVSSAATEMQASAAQLTATAQETAAQSVAVSSAAEEAGTNVTSVASAAEEMGASVGEIGRQVASSAQTSRAAVAQADSAAEVVNELSEVAASINGIVDLIAGLAGQTNLLALNATIESARAGEAGKGFAVVASEVKALAGQTSKATTDISARIGQIQEATSKAATAFRTITSTIQNIDTTNAMISAAVEQQSAATQEIIQAVNQACVGTQEVTLNITGVAQASGQTGDAAAQVLTSSGELAQQAERLRREMDQFLSTVRAA, from the coding sequence ATGAAACTGTCGGACATCAAGATCGGCACCAAGATCTTGGCCATTATCGGTGCCTTCGGCTTATCTGCCATAGGCATGACGCTATGGCAAAATGCCAATATGGCAAAGGCTGAAGAGGCTTATCTAGGTTACATCAATTCTCAGGATGCTGCCCTGCTGGCAGGGGCGCGGATGAACCAGAACGTCTATGCAATACAGGGAGCTATCAATGGTCTGGCGTTTCAAACCTGCCCAAGCAGGGCCTGCGAAATTTATGAGGCCCAGATCAAAACTGCAGATGAGCGCTTCCATCAGAGATATGAAGCTCTGATCAAGCTGGCACCTCAATACAAAGCCGATTTTGAGCCTTTGAAAGGCCAGTTTAGTCTGATTTCCGACGATATTCGCAACCGCTACCTGCCTATGGCTCTCAATAATGACCAAACCGCGCTGGCGGCGGGATTGGCGGAGCAGGCAGGGACGGTGGACAAGCTGACGACCGACATCCGCAATACTATCGACGCTAAGCAAAAGGCTAATGAAGCTGAGCTGGAAGCGCTGAGCGCCAAAACCCACAATCAGGCGATAATGGGTCTCGTCATTTCCATCGCAGTGGTCGTCCTGATTACGGCCCTGGCCTCATTTATTGCCTTTGGTGACATCGTGCGTTCGCTGCGCCGGGTCACCGACCAGATGTTGCAGGTTTCAAAGGGCGCGCTCGACCTCAGGATCGACGGACAGACGCGCGGCGACGAAATCGGCGCCATGGCCCAGACTCTGGAGATCTTCCGTCAGGGCCTGTTTGAGGCTGAGACGCTGCGCAATGAGGCCGAGGCCTTGAAGGTCCGTGCCGAGGAAGACCGTCGCCGGGCCATGCTGAAACTGGCCGACGATTTCGAAGCCTCGGTCGGTCAGATCGTTGCCATGGTGTCGTCGGCGGCCACCGAAATGCAGGCTTCCGCGGCCCAACTGACCGCCACGGCACAGGAAACCGCTGCGCAGTCGGTGGCTGTTTCATCAGCGGCCGAAGAGGCGGGCACCAATGTGACCTCGGTGGCCTCCGCGGCGGAGGAAATGGGCGCATCAGTCGGCGAAATCGGCCGTCAGGTGGCTTCATCGGCCCAGACCTCACGGGCGGCAGTGGCGCAGGCCGACTCCGCAGCCGAAGTGGTTAACGAGCTGAGCGAAGTGGCAGCCTCGATTAACGGCATTGTCGATCTGATCGCGGGCCTGGCCGGACAAACCAATCTGCTCGCACTCAATGCCACGATCGAATCGGCACGCGCGGGTGAAGCCGGTAAAGGGTTTGCCGTGGTCGCCTCAGAGGTCAAGGCACTGGCAGGTCAAACTTCCAAGGCCACAACGGATATTTCCGCCCGTATCGGACAGATTCAGGAGGCCACGTCCAAGGCGGCAACCGCCTTCCGCACCATCACCTCGACCATCCAGAACATTGACACGACCAACGCTATGATCTCGGCCGCGGTTGAGCAGCAGTCCGCGGCTACGCAGGAAATCATTCAGGCGGTCAATCAGGCGTGTGTGGGCACGCAGGAGGTGACGCTGAACATCACCGGCGTGGCGCAGGCCTCGGGTCAGACGGGTGATGCCGCCGCGCAGGTGCTGACCTCATCGGGAGAACTGGCACAACAGGCTGAGCGTCTGCGCCGGGAAATGGATCAGTTCCTGAGTACGGTGCGGGCAGCGTAA
- a CDS encoding AAA family ATPase, translating to MNANHWNNEGFHSHLAEAERITQLAQAGEQMVERLRRTAFLPGATKALNVRLGIAEAAELLGCSTNRIRMAEQDGRLPPPPESDTGRRLGYDIPALLNMRQVLGASPRRSPEDPPAIITVQNFKGGVGKSTVTTHLAHYLAVQGYRVLVVDCDSQATTTTLFGFNPHFAIRREETLYPYLSIEPTEDSLHYAVKSTIWPNVDLIPSNLQMFDVEYELAAAGSGGGGTLASRFRKLKQGLNELAQDYDVVLLDPPPALGTISLAVMQAANALLVPLAATTPDFCSTVQFLSMMSQVITQLQEAGIQVEYDFCRLICSKFNSNDPSHAMIQRIMEQSFGPALLPIPILESAEISHAALRMMTVYELEKPVGTPKTHKRCRSNIDEAMGQIEKLIRLRWGRVDNEKGAALAAAL from the coding sequence ATGAACGCAAATCATTGGAATAATGAGGGCTTTCATTCTCACCTCGCCGAAGCCGAACGAATCACGCAACTGGCGCAGGCCGGTGAACAGATGGTTGAGCGCTTGCGCCGCACCGCTTTCCTGCCCGGCGCGACCAAGGCGCTGAATGTACGGCTGGGCATTGCCGAAGCGGCTGAATTGCTGGGCTGTTCCACGAACCGCATCCGCATGGCTGAGCAGGATGGCCGCCTCCCCCCGCCGCCCGAAAGCGATACGGGCCGCCGTCTGGGCTATGACATCCCGGCATTGCTCAACATGCGTCAGGTGCTGGGGGCGTCGCCGCGCCGCTCGCCCGAAGACCCGCCGGCCATCATCACGGTCCAAAACTTTAAGGGCGGCGTCGGCAAATCAACGGTCACCACCCACCTCGCCCACTATCTGGCCGTTCAGGGCTATCGGGTACTGGTCGTCGATTGCGACAGTCAGGCGACCACCACCACTTTGTTCGGCTTCAATCCGCACTTTGCGATCCGTCGGGAAGAGACCCTTTATCCCTATCTGTCGATAGAACCGACGGAGGACAGCCTGCATTATGCAGTCAAATCGACCATCTGGCCTAATGTCGATCTGATCCCCTCCAATCTTCAGATGTTCGATGTCGAATATGAGCTGGCGGCGGCCGGTTCGGGCGGCGGCGGCACCCTCGCCTCGCGCTTCCGTAAGCTGAAACAGGGGCTCAATGAGCTGGCGCAGGATTACGATGTCGTGCTGCTCGACCCGCCCCCGGCGCTGGGCACCATTTCGTTGGCTGTGATGCAGGCGGCCAATGCCCTTCTGGTGCCCCTGGCGGCGACCACGCCCGACTTCTGCTCAACGGTACAGTTCCTGTCGATGATGTCGCAGGTAATCACGCAGCTTCAGGAGGCGGGGATTCAGGTCGAGTACGACTTCTGCCGCCTGATCTGCTCCAAATTCAATTCCAACGATCCCAGCCACGCTATGATCCAGCGCATTATGGAGCAATCCTTCGGCCCGGCGCTCTTACCTATCCCCATACTTGAGTCCGCTGAGATCAGCCACGCCGCCCTGCGCATGATGACGGTCTATGAGCTGGAGAAGCCAGTGGGGACACCCAAGACGCACAAACGCTGCCGCAGCAATATCGACGAGGCGATGGGCCAGATAGAAAAACTTATCCGTCTGCGTTGGGGACGGGTGGATAATGAGAAGGGCGCGGCACTGGCCGCGGCCTTGTAG
- a CDS encoding ParB/RepB/Spo0J family partition protein: MSKRQSDYLSALLNDALSESTPAPAAPARPSPVVPAAPAPASVRSATTLLARESALARVANGEVKQVTQLLLDPARVRIWSGNPRHQESLTEANCRELIDAILAEGGQKVPAIVRRVDNDPECDYEVIAGSRRHWAISWLRANNYPDMMFLAQVYALDDESAFRISDIENRARKDVSDFERARTYLAALDQHYGGKQVRMAERLRLSKGWLSKMLSVGALPDWAVAAFASPADIQLATCYPLAQRIQSLEAANDTELLPLMKYAAEELAKLQANFRDGPSVPAAEVVRQLMTVDAPAAAEDRSLLTLPAPSGRPALSVMSSNRNGVSLRLHAGSGASARELTELFRKALEALDKQGKGLR, encoded by the coding sequence ATGTCCAAACGACAGTCTGACTACCTCTCCGCCCTGCTCAACGACGCCCTGTCTGAAAGTACGCCCGCACCGGCGGCGCCTGCCCGACCGTCACCAGTCGTGCCGGCGGCCCCCGCACCCGCAAGTGTCCGCTCAGCCACCACCCTGCTGGCCCGGGAGTCCGCTCTGGCGCGTGTGGCCAATGGCGAGGTTAAGCAGGTGACGCAGCTTCTGCTCGACCCGGCTCGCGTGCGCATCTGGTCCGGCAACCCACGCCACCAGGAGTCCCTTACCGAAGCCAATTGCCGCGAGCTGATCGATGCCATTCTGGCAGAGGGTGGGCAAAAGGTCCCTGCCATTGTTCGTCGCGTCGATAATGACCCGGAATGCGATTACGAGGTGATTGCCGGTTCGCGTCGCCACTGGGCCATTTCGTGGCTGCGTGCGAACAACTATCCGGACATGATGTTCCTGGCGCAGGTCTACGCGCTCGACGACGAGTCGGCCTTCCGCATCTCGGATATCGAAAACCGGGCGCGTAAGGATGTCTCTGATTTCGAGCGCGCCCGCACCTATCTGGCGGCACTCGACCAGCACTATGGCGGCAAGCAGGTGCGTATGGCCGAACGTCTGCGTCTGTCAAAGGGCTGGCTGTCGAAAATGCTCAGCGTCGGTGCCCTACCCGACTGGGCTGTCGCGGCCTTTGCCAGCCCGGCCGATATCCAACTTGCCACCTGCTACCCGCTGGCGCAACGCATCCAGTCTCTGGAAGCTGCCAACGACACTGAGCTTTTGCCGCTTATGAAGTACGCCGCCGAAGAACTGGCCAAGTTGCAGGCCAACTTCCGTGACGGCCCCAGCGTTCCCGCCGCCGAGGTGGTGCGTCAGTTGATGACCGTCGATGCGCCCGCAGCTGCCGAAGACCGCAGCCTGCTCACCCTCCCTGCCCCGTCCGGCCGTCCCGCTCTCAGCGTCATGTCCTCCAATCGCAACGGTGTATCACTGCGCCTGCACGCGGGATCTGGCGCTTCGGCGCGAGAACTGACCGAACTGTTTCGTAAGGCCCTTGAGGCTCTGGACAAGCAGGGCAAGGGGCTCAGGTAA